From one Lolium rigidum isolate FL_2022 chromosome 4, APGP_CSIRO_Lrig_0.1, whole genome shotgun sequence genomic stretch:
- the LOC124648737 gene encoding uncharacterized protein LOC124648737, with the protein MQAGGTKTRFGRCPYCRAIICQNTDAAVYYCSKCRTPIRGKNTEPTEDEAERALSRLEILSAVDTSSVYSDEEPYASCTPASVIDVDGDQPPPLSCGYNSNSDANSQGIAASSPSPNIGFNSRSPRDDTSRSNGCSPRGVSDNHVGSNDRQGEVRSVKNRVAELRASSRRTRRDSSASDPSILRRRDFSVPDQEEAPRNSGEQQLRRSALSTREMGTSASMSGLEPSAVKASPLTDPAFNRDLLHALDKLRGMIVAIQLQPPQASGSARGAMTRRESRLFRRMESQLARELPAAYGEAHEPRRMFRNQASTGSASWSSASSYSGHGARSRKRHCFPVHGAAPFVVCGECSELLQAPNSMTASRRGVTKLRCGGCGEVLELRSAGIAAHARRGSRASGSGSRHGSKEMERAASSSGGCAAVAAVPRIGVRFDEPASAEPAVLKYRMNLNRAG; encoded by the exons ATGCAGGCCGGGGGCACCAAGACGCGGTTCGGCCGGTGCCCGTACTGCCGCGCCATCATCTGCCAGAACACCGACGCCGCCGTCTACTACTGCAGCAAATGCCGCACTCCGATCCGAG GCAAGAACACGGAGCCGACGGAGGACGAAGCCGAGCGCGCTCTGAGCAGGCTGGAGATCCTGTCGGCCGTCGACACTTCGTCGGTGTACTCTGACGAGGAGCCCTACGCTTCCTGCACGCCAGCTTCGGTCATCGACGTCGACGGCGACCAGCCTCCTCCGCTATCGTGTGGCTACAACTCCAACTCCGATGCGAACAGCCAGGGGATTGCAGCCTCCTCGCCGTCACCGAACATAGGCTTCAATTCGCGATCGCCCCGGGATGACACGTCTCGGAGCAATGGCTGCTCACCTCGCGGCGTCAGCGATAACCACGTCGGGTCGAACGACCGACAAGGTGAGGTTCGATCGGTGAAGAACCGCGTAGCTGAGCTCCGGGCGTCGTCTCGACGGACGAGGCGGGACTCGAGCGCTTCTGACCCGAGCATTCTACGACGAAGGGACTTTTCTGTCCCGGATCAAGAGGAGGCGCCAAGAAACTCCGGGGAGCAGCAGCTCCGGCGATCGGCGCTGAGCACGAGGGAGATGGGGACGTCTGCTAGCATGTCCGGACTGGAGCCATCCGCCGTCAAGGCGTCGCCATTGACTGATCCGGCGTTCAACAGGGACCTGCTGCACGCGCTGGACAAGCTCCGTGGCATGATCGTCGCCATCCAGCTGCAGCCGCCGCAGGCGAGCGGCAGCGCGAGGGGCGCGATGACGCGACGCGAGTCCCGCCTCTTCCGTCGGATGGAGTCGCAGCTCGCGCGGGAGCTTCCCGCCGCCTACGGGGAGGCGCACGAGCCGCGCCGGATGTTCCGGAATCAAGCGAGCACCGGCTCCGCCTCgtggtcgtcggcgtcgtcgtacaGCGGCCACGGCGCGAGGTCCCGTAAGCGCCACTGCTTCCCGGTCCATGGGGCCGCGCCGTTCGTGGTGTGCGGCGAGTGCTCGGAGCTGCTCCAGGCTCCCAATTCAATGACGGCGTCGCGGAGGGGGGTCACTAAGCTGCGGTGCGGCGGGTGCGGGGAAGTACTCGAGCTGAGGTCCGCGGGTATCGCTGCCCACGCGCGCCGGGGCAGCAGGGCGTCCGGCTCCGGCAGTCGCCACGGATCGAAAGAGATGGAACGCGCGGCTAGCAGCAGCGGAGGCtgtgccgccgttgctgctgtaCCGCGCATTGGGGTTCGATTCGATGAGCCCGCTTCTGCAGAGCCAGCGGTACTGAAGTACAGAATGAATTTGAACCGGGCTGGCTAA